CCGTCCAGCACGACCAGCGGGGCCTCCTCGGTGCCGACGGTGACCCGTTGGTAGCCGCGGTCGGTCCAGATGCCGAACCGGCCCTCCGGCGTCTCGATCTCGCCGCCGCGCATGCTCCAGTGGGCGCGGAGCGCGGCGAGCTGGTTGCCGCCGGCGTCGGTGAGCCTGTGGGCTCCACCGCTCTTGCGGACCGTGAAGACAGTCACGTGGGCGTCCTTTCCGTTGCTGCGGGAGCCGTCCGGTCGGGGGAGGGAGGGATCAGCGCCGGCGGAAGGCCGGGATGATGACGGCCGCCGCCGCCAGGTGCATGACCGCGAGCGTCGCCTTGGCGCCCGTCGACACGCCACCCAGCGGCCCGAGCAGGGACACCAGGAGTACGAGCACCGCGACGATCGTCCAGATCGTCCGGCCGGCGGCGGTAAGCCGCTCCAGCAGGGCCAGCAGCGCCCAGCCGATCAGGCCGGCGACCACGGTGGCCGCGATCACGGCCCCCAGGGTGATCTCCTGGCGGTTGCCGCCGGTGTTCACGGCGAGGGTCACGTCCAGGGCCCGGGCGATGAACCACACCGCGACGGTGACCGCCGTGGCCACGGCGATGGCGAGCAGCCGCCGCTTGGCGGTGCCGCCCTGACGCGGGGGAGCTGGGGGGGCCTGCCTGGTGTTCGACATCCGTCTACCTCCGATTGCGGGCCGGGAGGGGATCCGGCCCGGCACCCGTGAGAACTGGTGGGTTTGGATCGTATCGGCGCATGTCCACCCCCCACTCCGGTCGACGAGTCGGTGCGATCAGGTATGAGGGAAACCCTTAGCTCTGTCTGGCGCGCCATTGTTTC
The Micromonospora sp. R77 DNA segment above includes these coding regions:
- a CDS encoding DUF6069 family protein, which codes for MSNTRQAPPAPPRQGGTAKRRLLAIAVATAVTVAVWFIARALDVTLAVNTGGNRQEITLGAVIAATVVAGLIGWALLALLERLTAAGRTIWTIVAVLVLLVSLLGPLGGVSTGAKATLAVMHLAAAAVIIPAFRRR